A window from Phalacrocorax aristotelis chromosome 5, bGulAri2.1, whole genome shotgun sequence encodes these proteins:
- the MUC15 gene encoding mucin-15 has product MRLSCGMIFIFLLVRLQWNKSSAEGIEVNGTNDRNSSIRDKNQSTAQPITHGLFLSMATATNPSIASHAAPTTSNAKKNVTKGTETSSQPKSTPSTPPRSTDGPTLSSNVTMVSTGGINNSATNFNRIPMSLATFTTMGDFSGVTKSAAATSTSTATPSNSTVTYSTPLAAMLPSGNSSINPVSSFPTGITLTSPMVKQDSPTPNIYPTQQSTDQNHNSSNPSTASPNSKDASEEKTSKGGVIFGVTVGATLGAILIGLIGYLICSKKRSELFSHRRLYDDTRNDPVLHLDNSLGPYDTSFGYLSDDKTITGDKPETDNSACPSDGIPMADMAPSHPSP; this is encoded by the exons ATGCGACTCTCCTGCGGaatgattttcatttttctgcttgtaAGACTGCAATGGAACAAAAGCAGCGCTGAGGGCATAGAAGTAAATGGAACAAATGACAGAAATAGCTCAATTAGAGATAAAAATCAGTCTACTGCACAACCAATTACACACGGATTATTTCTGTCTATGGCTACTGCCACAAATCCTTCTATCGCCAGCCATGCTGCACCAACAACTTCCAACGCCAAAAAAAATGTAACGAAAGGAACAGAGACGAGCAGTCAGCCAAAGAGCACACCGAGCACACCCCCAAGGTCCACTGACGGCCCCACTTTGTCTTCAAATGTCACTATGGTATCAACAGGTGGAATAAATAACTCTGCCACAAACTTCAACAGAATCCCAATGTCTTTAGCAACATTTACAACAATGGGTGACTTTTCTGGAGTGACCAAAAGTGCTGCAGCTACTTCTACCTCCACAGCGACGCCAAGTAACTCCACAGTCACCTATAGTACCCCTTTGGCCGCAATGCTCCCCAGCGGCAACTCTTCAATCAACCCCGTCTCGTCGTTCCCCACCGGTATCACTCTGACATCACCCATGGTGAAGCAGGACAGTCCTACGCCAAACATCTACCCCACTCAGCAGAGCACAGACCAGAATCATAATTCTAGCAACCCTTCTACTGCATCTCCTAATTCAAAAGATGCCAGTGAAG agAAAACATCCAAAGGAGGAGTAATATTTGGTGTCACTGTAGGAGCCACTTTGGGAGCTATATTAATTGGCCTGATTGGATATTTGATATGTAGTAAGAAAAGGTCTGAGTTGTTTTCCCACAGACGGCTTTATGACGATACAAGGAATGACCCTG TTCTCCACTTAGACAACTCACTTGGACCATATGATACGAGTTTTGGATATCTGTCAGATGACAAAACCATCACAGGAGACAAACCAGAGACAGACAACTCAGCGTGCCCATCCGATGGCATTCCCATGGCTGACATGGCACCATCCCACCCTTCACCGTAA